In Vicinamibacterales bacterium, the following are encoded in one genomic region:
- a CDS encoding carboxypeptidase-like regulatory domain-containing protein, translating to MTSTLRRLFVSAFTLAMVALCASGASAQGGATTSLAGTVTDPSGAVIPGASVVVKNMATAAVSEAVTNTEGQFTVPALNAGTYSVTVSLAGFKTVTVNDVILNAGVPAGVKVTMQVGGIEEQVVVTGGSEVVATQSSTVSTTMSSKQIAALPLTSRNAMDFVVNLPGVNTPGTARNSTVNGLPQGAINITLDGISIQDNYLKTSDGFFARVQPRLDAIEEVTVTSASNGADSGGQGAVNVRFVTKSGTNAFKGSTFFTLRHDALNANSFFNNRNLPPDPATGKAPKAALRQYQPGFNAGGPIVIPGIWDGHDKAFFFFNYEDSRSPSNARRDRVILTAAAAGGAYTYGSTTVNLLQLAAANGQTATLDPIIAKLFADMRAASAQGSITNLADPILQQASFQVPTKNFTPYPLGRIDYNISKNHRLSGSVNYNHVNSTPDTTNNREPFFPGFPNTGSQQSTRYTTSNSLRSTFGANVVNELRVGASGGATFFSPELSPGLFGGNSVGDQGGYYLNMGNGCCSTALANAGNNANFSAREAATRVVEDTFNWVNGNHNLSFGASWTRGQVWLQNQQMVPELRFGIATGDPAAAMFTTANFPGASNTQLNNARALYGLLTGRVTSVRGTVRLNENTNKYEYLGNGFQRGHMNSLGFFAQDNWRLRNNLTINAGLRYELQTPFVAHNNSYSTATLADLCGVSGVAADGGCNLFKAGTLTGRQPQLVNYAKGTKAFNTDLNNLAPSLGITWRPARESGFLRTLFGAEGDTVFFGSYAMSYERLDLSSYTGPLGTNPGVSLNPIRDTTQSGQNALNNDGLGLPVLLRQTNRLGPGGFPSEQSYPLTPQRTDNVDIFNPDIQTPYAQTWAGGIRRKVTRDLGVEVRYVGSRHLQGWGTINLNELDIVNNGFVNEFRQAQRNLQANIAGGQASRGFAYTGLPGTGPLPIYLAYFTGTPTSQAGDPARYTGNLWNDTNFTNPLAAFNPQPFTPAGTNANTGLSGDPARRTNALAAGLPANLFQLNPDINNANFETNVGRTKYDSLQIDVTKRLSHGFLLQGGYVFGNSYESVRYSLKTPYKQVVQTGDPGSITHALKFNWIYELPFGNGRRFLGNASGLLDRLVGGWEIDGIARIQSGRMVDVGNVRLVGMSKKDLQNAYKRYEYAPTGVNSSAPVNIYMLPQDILENTVRAFSTSATSATGYGTLGPPSGRYLAPANGPDCLETTNNTATSTVSGNNIGSIGGSGDCGIRSLALTGPLYHRVDISAVKRTRIVGRTMFEFRADLINAFNHPNFTPVGFPTSFANATNADNYRVTGVQENSSRIIQLVTRFSW from the coding sequence ATGACGAGTACCCTACGAAGGCTGTTCGTGAGTGCCTTCACGCTCGCGATGGTCGCGCTCTGCGCGTCCGGGGCGTCCGCCCAGGGCGGCGCGACGACGTCGCTGGCTGGAACCGTGACCGACCCGTCGGGCGCCGTCATCCCGGGCGCCAGTGTGGTCGTGAAGAATATGGCGACGGCCGCCGTGTCCGAAGCGGTCACCAATACCGAAGGGCAGTTCACCGTCCCCGCGCTGAACGCGGGCACCTATTCCGTCACCGTCAGTCTGGCGGGCTTCAAGACGGTCACGGTCAACGACGTGATCCTGAACGCCGGCGTTCCCGCGGGCGTGAAGGTGACGATGCAGGTCGGCGGCATCGAGGAGCAGGTCGTGGTGACGGGAGGCTCCGAAGTCGTCGCGACGCAGTCCTCGACGGTGTCGACCACGATGAGTTCGAAGCAGATCGCGGCGCTGCCGCTCACCAGCCGCAACGCCATGGACTTCGTCGTCAATCTTCCCGGCGTCAACACCCCGGGCACGGCGCGCAACTCCACCGTCAACGGCCTGCCGCAGGGGGCGATCAACATCACGCTCGACGGCATCAGCATCCAGGACAATTACCTCAAGACCTCGGACGGTTTTTTCGCGCGCGTGCAGCCCCGGCTCGACGCGATCGAGGAAGTGACGGTGACCTCGGCATCGAACGGCGCCGACAGCGGCGGGCAGGGGGCGGTGAACGTCAGGTTCGTGACCAAGTCCGGCACCAACGCGTTCAAGGGCAGCACGTTCTTCACGCTGCGCCATGACGCGCTGAACGCCAACAGCTTCTTCAACAACCGCAATCTGCCGCCGGATCCGGCGACCGGGAAGGCGCCGAAGGCGGCACTCCGGCAGTACCAGCCCGGATTCAACGCCGGCGGCCCGATCGTGATTCCCGGGATCTGGGACGGTCACGACAAGGCCTTCTTCTTCTTCAACTATGAGGACAGCCGATCGCCGAGCAACGCGCGCCGCGATCGCGTGATCCTGACCGCGGCCGCGGCGGGCGGCGCCTATACCTACGGGTCCACCACGGTGAATCTCCTCCAGCTGGCGGCGGCGAACGGCCAGACCGCGACGCTGGATCCGATCATCGCGAAGCTGTTCGCCGACATGCGCGCGGCGAGCGCGCAGGGATCGATCACCAACCTCGCCGATCCGATCCTGCAGCAGGCCTCGTTCCAGGTCCCGACCAAGAATTTCACACCGTATCCGCTTGGCCGCATCGACTACAACATCAGCAAGAACCACCGCCTCAGCGGATCGGTCAACTACAATCACGTCAACTCGACGCCGGACACGACGAACAATCGCGAGCCGTTCTTCCCCGGATTCCCCAATACCGGCAGCCAGCAGTCGACGCGCTACACCACCTCGAACTCGCTGCGCTCGACGTTCGGCGCCAACGTCGTCAACGAGTTGCGCGTGGGCGCGTCGGGCGGCGCCACCTTCTTCTCGCCCGAGCTCAGTCCGGGGCTCTTCGGCGGCAACAGCGTCGGCGATCAGGGCGGCTACTACCTGAACATGGGCAACGGCTGCTGCTCGACGGCGCTCGCCAACGCCGGCAACAACGCGAACTTCTCGGCACGCGAGGCCGCCACCCGCGTGGTCGAAGACACCTTCAACTGGGTGAACGGCAACCACAACCTGAGCTTCGGCGCATCGTGGACCCGCGGGCAGGTCTGGCTGCAGAACCAGCAGATGGTTCCCGAACTGCGCTTCGGCATCGCCACCGGCGACCCCGCTGCGGCGATGTTCACGACGGCGAACTTCCCCGGCGCGTCGAACACCCAGCTGAACAACGCCCGGGCGCTGTACGGCCTGCTCACCGGACGCGTGACGTCCGTCCGCGGAACCGTCCGGCTGAACGAGAACACCAACAAATACGAGTATCTCGGCAACGGATTCCAGCGCGGCCACATGAACTCGCTCGGGTTCTTCGCCCAGGACAACTGGCGCCTGCGCAACAACCTGACGATCAACGCCGGCCTCCGCTACGAGCTGCAGACCCCGTTCGTGGCGCACAACAACAGTTACTCGACGGCGACGCTCGCCGATCTGTGCGGCGTGTCGGGGGTCGCCGCGGACGGCGGCTGCAATCTGTTCAAGGCGGGCACGCTGACCGGGCGCCAGCCGCAGCTGGTGAACTACGCCAAGGGCACCAAAGCCTTCAACACCGACCTGAACAACCTCGCGCCGAGTCTGGGCATCACATGGCGTCCGGCGCGCGAGAGCGGGTTCCTGCGCACGCTGTTCGGAGCCGAAGGGGACACCGTCTTCTTCGGGTCCTACGCGATGTCGTACGAGCGCCTCGACCTGTCGTCGTACACCGGTCCGCTCGGCACGAACCCCGGTGTGTCGCTGAATCCGATTCGCGACACGACCCAGTCGGGCCAGAACGCGCTGAACAACGACGGACTCGGCCTGCCGGTGTTGTTGCGCCAGACGAACCGCCTTGGCCCCGGCGGGTTTCCGAGCGAGCAGAGTTATCCGCTCACCCCGCAGCGTACGGACAACGTCGACATCTTCAATCCCGACATCCAGACGCCGTACGCACAGACATGGGCCGGCGGCATCCGGCGCAAGGTCACGCGCGACCTGGGCGTCGAGGTCCGTTACGTCGGCTCCCGCCACCTGCAGGGCTGGGGCACCATCAACCTGAACGAGCTCGACATCGTCAACAACGGGTTCGTCAACGAGTTCCGTCAGGCGCAGCGGAATCTGCAGGCGAACATCGCCGGCGGCCAGGCGAGCCGCGGGTTCGCCTACACCGGCCTGCCGGGCACCGGGCCGCTCCCGATCTATCTCGCCTACTTCACGGGCACGCCGACGTCGCAGGCGGGCGACCCCGCTCGCTATACCGGCAACCTCTGGAACGACACCAACTTCACCAACCCGCTCGCCGCGTTCAACCCGCAGCCGTTCACGCCGGCGGGCACCAATGCGAACACCGGGCTGTCGGGCGACCCGGCGCGGCGAACCAATGCGCTCGCGGCGGGCTTGCCGGCCAACCTGTTCCAGCTCAACCCCGACATCAACAACGCCAACTTCGAGACCAACGTGGGCCGGACCAAGTACGACTCGCTGCAGATCGACGTGACGAAGCGGCTGTCGCACGGGTTCCTGCTCCAGGGCGGCTACGTCTTCGGCAATTCGTACGAATCGGTGCGCTATTCGCTGAAGACGCCGTACAAGCAGGTCGTCCAGACCGGGGATCCGGGCAGCATCACGCACGCGCTGAAGTTCAACTGGATCTACGAGCTGCCGTTCGGCAACGGCCGGCGGTTCCTCGGCAACGCCAGCGGGCTGCTCGATCGCCTGGTCGGCGGCTGGGAGATCGACGGCATCGCGCGGATTCAGAGCGGCCGCATGGTCGACGTCGGCAACGTCCGGCTCGTCGGGATGTCAAAGAAGGACCTGCAGAACGCGTACAAGAGGTACGAGTACGCGCCGACCGGCGTGAATTCGAGCGCCCCCGTGAACATCTACATGCTGCCGCAGGACATTCTCGAGAACACCGTCCGCGCCTTCAGCACCAGCGCCACGTCGGCGACGGGGTACGGGACGCTCGGACCGCCGTCGGGCCGCTACCTGGCCCCCGCGAACGGCCCGGATTGTCTCGAGACCACCAACAACACCGCGACGAGCACCGTCTCGGGCAACAACATCGGCAGCATCGGCGGGTCCGGCGACTGCGGCATCCGATCCCTGGCGCTGACCGGGCCGCTCTACCATCGCGTCGACATCAGCGCGGTGAAGCGCACCCGCATCGTCGGCCGGACGATGTTCGAGTTCCGCGCCGACTTGATCAACGCGTTCAACCACCCGAACTTCACGCCCGTCGGCTTCCCGACGTCGTTCGCCAACGCGACCAACGCGGACAACTACCGGGTCACGGGCGTCCAGGAGAACTCCAGCCGGATTATTCAGCTGGTCACCCGCTTCAGCTGGTAG